The stretch of DNA CGTTCCTCGTGCTCACATTCGGGTTCTCGTGGGGGATGTGGGTGCCACAAGCACTTGTCGCCGAGGGGGTCCTCGAAAGTGTTCCAACGCTCCCCAGTATCGGCGCGTTTGGCCCGACCCTGGCCGCGTTCGTCCTCGTAACGTATGCGAACGGGGTCGGTGGAGCAAGGCATCTCGCAAGGCGAGCCGTGCAACTGGATTTCCCGAAGCGCTGGCTCATCCCGACACTCGTTCTCGCACCAGCAATCGTGTTGCTCTCGCTTGGGGTGGCAGTCGTGACCGAGACGGTGCCGTCGTTCCCGTGGGCCGGGAGCCTCCTCATCCTCCCTATCGCATTCGTGGTCATCCTGTTGTTGGGTGGCCCCGTTCAGGAGGAGTTCGGCTGGAGAGGATACCTGCTCGGGCCGTTGCAAGCACGGTTTTCTGCACTCGGCGGTGGGATTGCGGTGGGGCTCATCTGGGCACTCTGGCACGTCCCGCTGTTCTACATCCCGAGTGAGACGATCTACTATCAGAGTTCGTTCGTCGGGTTCACCGTCTCGGTAACCCTGCTCTCCGTCCTCATGACGTGGGTGTACAACAACACGAACGCGAGCCTCCTGCCCGCACTGCTCTTTCACACGACGTGGAACTGGTCACAGGGGATGTTCCCAATTCTCGAATCCGACCCTGCAAGCCTCACGATGGTCGTCCTACTTGTCGTTACGACCGGTGCAATCGTCGCGTACTGGGGGCCACGTAGACTTCGGCGTGGTGGCGTTTCTGTGTCCACTCGCTCGTTTGAAAGATAGGGTTCTGTGGCATGGTAAGCAGCGGTTCTGGTCTCGTTTTTCAGGGTCAGACTTGTTGGTGAGATGTGTTGGTTAGAAAGCAGGCCTCGGCACTCATAGGGCTCCGCATCA from Haladaptatus sp. ZSTT2 encodes:
- a CDS encoding type II CAAX endopeptidase family protein; protein product: MKAGAPSADSADVGWGGVVAFLVLTFGFSWGMWVPQALVAEGVLESVPTLPSIGAFGPTLAAFVLVTYANGVGGARHLARRAVQLDFPKRWLIPTLVLAPAIVLLSLGVAVVTETVPSFPWAGSLLILPIAFVVILLLGGPVQEEFGWRGYLLGPLQARFSALGGGIAVGLIWALWHVPLFYIPSETIYYQSSFVGFTVSVTLLSVLMTWVYNNTNASLLPALLFHTTWNWSQGMFPILESDPASLTMVVLLVVTTGAIVAYWGPRRLRRGGVSVSTRSFER